The following is a genomic window from Nitrosomonas communis.
GCCATTCGTGAGGCTGCTTTTGGCGCAGGCGCACGTAAAGTGGAGCTCATAGAAGAACCGATGGCTGCGGCAATTGGAGCCGATCTGCCTGTTGAAACACCCACCGGTTCCATGGTGGTTGACATAGGTGGCGGCACCACTGAGGTGGCAGTCATTTCTCTCGGAGGAGTGGTTTATTCAAACTCAGTCCGTGTCGGAGGCGATAAATTTGATGAAGCCATCATCAATTATATTCGCCGTAATTACGGCATGATGATCGGTGAAGCCACTGCCGAGATCATCAAGACACAAATTGGCTCAGCTTACCCGGGATCAGAAGTTCGCGAAATCGAAGTCAAAGGGCGTAATCTGGCAGAAGGTATTCCACGCAGCTTCACGATTTCCAGTAATGAGGTTCTGGAAGCATTGGCTGAACCATTGAATAATATTGTCAGTGGAGTTAAAACTGCTCTGGAACATACACCACCGGAATTAGGCGCTGACATTGCTGAAATGGGGATGGTGATGACTGGAGGCGGGGCATTACTGCGTGATATTGATCGTTTATTGATGGAAGAAACGGGTTTATCCGTCATTATTGCAGATGATCCGCT
Proteins encoded in this region:
- a CDS encoding rod shape-determining protein, producing the protein MFNLLNNNFLGNYFSTDMAVDLGTANTLIHVRGHGIVLNEPSVVAIRQEGSGGKKVIQQVGLAAKQMLGRTPGNITAIRPMKDGVIADFTVTEQMLKQFIRKVNPPRLFSANPRIVISVPSGSTQVERRAIREAAFGAGARKVELIEEPMAAAIGADLPVETPTGSMVVDIGGGTTEVAVISLGGVVYSNSVRVGGDKFDEAIINYIRRNYGMMIGEATAEIIKTQIGSAYPGSEVREIEVKGRNLAEGIPRSFTISSNEVLEALAEPLNNIVSGVKTALEHTPPELGADIAEMGMVMTGGGALLRDIDRLLMEETGLSVIIADDPLTCVVRGAGIALENIDRSIGIFSREI